The following proteins are co-located in the Macadamia integrifolia cultivar HAES 741 chromosome 3, SCU_Mint_v3, whole genome shotgun sequence genome:
- the LOC122073335 gene encoding ras-related protein RABH1e, with protein sequence MANVSPLAKYKLVFLGDQSVGKTSIITRFMYDKFDNTYQATIGIDFLSKTMYLEDRTVRLQLWDTAGQERFRSLIPSYIRDSSVAVIVFDVSNRQSFLNTSKWIEEVRTERGSDVIIVLVGNKTDLVEKRQVSIEEGDLKSRDFGVMFIETSAKAGFNIKPLFRKIAAALPGMETLSSTKQEDMVDVNLKPTLNSSQQEQQGGGCAC encoded by the exons ATGGCGAATGTCTCTCCTCTTGCCAAATACAAGCTCGTTTTCCTGGGCGACCAATCTGTCGGGAAAACCAGCATCATCACCCGCTTCATGTACGATAAATTCGATAATACGTACCAG GCTACAATTGGCATTGATTTTCTGTCAAAAACAATGTACCTTGAAGATCGCACTGTTCGCCTGCAGCTATG GGATACTGCTGGACAGGAGAGATTTAGGAGTCTCATTCCAAGCTACATCAGAGATTCCTCTGTTGCAGTGATTGTCTTTGATGTATCCA ATCGGCAGTCGTTTCTGAACACCTCTAAGTGGATAGAGGAAGTACGCACAGAACGAGGCAGTGATGTGATTATTGTCCTTGTTGGGAACAAAACTGATCTAGTTGAGAAGAG GCAGGTTTCAATAGAGGAGGGAGATTTAAAATCCCGTGACTTTGGTGTCATGTTCATAGAGACCAGTGCTAAAGCTGGATTCAATATCAAG CCATTATTCCGAAAGATTGCTGCTGCCTTGCCGGGAATGGAGACCCTCTCCTCAACTAAACAAGAAGATATGGTTGATGTGAACCTGAAGCCTACATTAAATTCATCCCAGCAAGAGCAGCAAGGAGGTGGCTGTGCTTGCTAG
- the LOC122073474 gene encoding aspartic proteinase-like protein 1 produces the protein MANRFLLFLLVAFMLVGCSLALTFSSKLIHRFSEEAMALRVRRNGEFSSSWPRRGSVDYYQLLANNDLQRQRMKLGPRHQLLFPAEGSTTMAFGDELAWLHYTWIDVGTPNVSFLVALDTGSDLLWVPCDCIQCAPLSASYYSVLVCQLL, from the exons ATGGCGAATCGGTTTCTACTTTTTCTGTTAGTTGCATTTATGCTAGTTGGCTGCTCTCTCGCTCTTACATTTTCTTCGAAGCTCATTCATCGTTTCTCTGAGGAAGCGATGGCTTTACGGGTTCGTAGAAATGGAGAGTTCTCTAGTTCATGGCCTAGGCGGGGGAGTGTTGATTACTATCAGTTGCTTGCTAACAACGATTTGCAGAGGCAGAGGATGAAGCTCGGGCCACGGCATCAGTTGCTATTTCCGGCTGAGGGGAGCACTACGATGGCTTTTGGAGATGAGCTTGCATG GTTACATTATACATGGATTGACGTAGGGACTCCAAATGTTTCCTTTCTTGTTGCATTGGATACTGGGAGTGATCTTCTCTGGGTTCCATGTGATTGCATACAGTGTGCTCCTCTTTCTGCCAGTTACTATAGTGTTTTGGTATGCCAACTTCTTTAg
- the LOC122074319 gene encoding sugar transport protein 5-like, translating into MVIICMVAASAGLLFGYDIGVSGGVSTMEPFLEKFFPNLMRKMASHGNDNTYCMYDSQVLTLFTSSLYLAALVSSLFAGRFNVSRGRKATLVLGGAIFLSGALVISSAINVTMLIFGRVLLGIGIGFSNQAAPVYLSEMAPPKWRGAFATAFNFFMDIGIVTANVTNFFAAQLKVDWNWRLALGLAGVPAFFMTFGALFIPDTALSLVQRGRVKEARETLSQIRGVDSDVDAELMEIFNYNQEVKSKSGNHYNKIFQKKYRPHLVLSVGVMTFQQLTGVGLAAFYAPILFKSVGFGSNSALFGAVLLGVINLGSVMASCSIVDRVGRRVLFVVGGTTMFICQMVLAWLIAIKEGSSGDEPLTKASALAIMFVMCLFAAGFGFSWGPLSFLISSEVLPTEVRPVGNGIGISFNFMITFVLAQTFVSMLCNLKYVLFLFYAGWMVIMTTFVLLFLPETKGIALEAMHPIWEKHWYWRRFVERKTMEREREDEAEFKACVHNRISC; encoded by the exons ATGGTCATAATTTGCATGGTTGCAGCCTCAGCTGGTTTGCTCTTTGGCTATGACATTGGCGTTTCAGGAGGGGTGAGTACGATGGAACCGTTCCTTGAGAAGTTCTTTCCGAATCTGATGAGGAAGATGGCTTCGCATGGGAATGACAACACCTACTGCATGTACGATAGCCAAGTTCTCACATTGTTCACGTCGTCACTCTACTTGGCCGCCCTGGTGTCATCCTTATTCGCCGGCCGATTCAACGTTTCCAGGGGACGGAAGGCCACGTTGGTGCTTGGTGGTGCCATCTTCTTGTCTGGCGCCTTAGTCATTTCTTCCGCCATTAATGTGACTATGCTCATTTTTGGCCGTGTCTTGCTCGGTATCGGGATCGGTTTTTCCAACCAG GCAGCACCAGTTTATCTCTCCGAAATGGCCCCTCCCAAGTGGCGTGGAGCCTTTGCCACAGCCTTCAACTTCTTCATGGACATCGGCATAGTAACTGCAAACGTTACAAACTTCTTCGCCGCCCAACTCAAAGTCGACTGGAATTGGCGTCTCGCCCTCGGTCTCGCCGGAGTACCGGCGTTCTTCATGACATTCGGAGCCTTATTCATCCCCGACACAGCCCTCAGCCTAGTCCAGCGAGGCAGAGTGAAGGAGGCTCGAGAAACACTGAGTCAAATCAGAGGGGTCGACTCAGATGTGGATGCAGAACTGATGGAGATCTTCAATTACAACCAAGAAGTGAAATCCAAGTCTGGGAATCATTACAACAAGATATTCCAGAAAAAGTATAGACCTCATTTGGTGTTGTCAGTGGGAGTGATGACGTTTCAGCAACTGACTGGTGTTGGTCTAGCAGCATTTTATGCGCCGATACTGTTCAAATCGGTTGGGTTTGGGAGTAATTCTGCTTTGTTCGGAGCTGTTTTATTGGGAGTGATCAACCTCGGCTCTGTTATGGCTTCCTGTTCCATTGTTGATCGAGTTGGTCGGAGGGTTCTGTTTGTTGTGGGTGGAACCACTATGTTTATTTGCCAG ATGGTTTTGGCTTGGTTGATTGCGATCAAAGAAGGGTCTTCCGGCGATGAACCCCTCACCAAGGCAAGTGCTTTGGCGATAATGTTCGTTATGTGTCTCTTTGCCGCCGGATTTGGGTTCTCATGGGGTCCCCTTAGCTTCCTCATATCAAGTGAAGTCTTACCAACAGAAGTCCGGCCAGTGGGCAATGGCATCGGTATCTCTTTCAACTTCATGATCACTTTTGTGTTAGCTCAAACATTTGTTTCCATGCTTTGCAACTTGAAGTATGTTTTGTTCTTGTTCTATGCTGGATGGATGGTGATAATGACAACATTTGTGTTGTTGTTCCTTCCTGAGACCAAAGGGATTGCTCTGGAGGCAATGCACCCTATTTGGGAGAAGCATTGGTACTGGAGAAGGtttgtagaaaggaagacaatggaaagagaaagagaagatgagGCAGAGTTTAAGGCCTGTGTCCACAATAGAATCAGTTGCTAA